In the Rhizobium sp. SSA_523 genome, GCAAGACGTCGCGCATCATTGCCTGCAGGCGGGCGATCTGTTCCTGCTGGGCGGCAACCAGGGGTTCGGCATGGACCGGCCAGCTGCGATCGCCGGTCGAAGCTTGCGGCGAGCGGTCATGCGGCGGGAAGTTCAGCACCGGAGGCGGGCTGCCGATCGCCGGATCGGCAACCACATTCATGGTCCCGCCGACGCCTTGTCCCGCCAGATCGCCGCGCGCAGAATGGGCCTGACCGCAGAAGACGAAGGAAAAATCCGCATCCTGAGCCGCTCCGTCCGCCGCCGCGACTTCGATCAGAGCATGCAGCCCGTCATAGGAGCGCAGCACGGCGGAGAGGGAGGAGCCGTGCCGATCGCCGATCAACTGCACGTCGCCGCGCCTGACGATGTGCAGCGGCGGCTGGAAGACCACCAGATAGTGCCCGCAGGATTTTCTGGAGACGTGAAAGCCATGGCCCTGCGCGGTGCTTCCATCTCCCCTGACCGACCCTGATACGATGCGCTCCGACATGACGGCTCCTGTTGCGCGCCGCCTGAACGACGCCATCTGCTGCCCTGACGTTTGGCGCCTGCGCTACCTCCCGCACTTTAGAGCGCGGGCGCCAGCGCAGAGCCTTGTCAGTAGAGGACGACGCTGCGAATGCTCTCGCCGCCATGCATGAGCTCGAAGCCCTTGTTGATGTCCTCGAGCGGCATGGTGTGCGTGATCATCGGGTCGATCTCGATCTTGCCTTCCATATACCAGTCGACGATCTTCGGCACATCCGTGCGGCCGCGTGCGCCGCCGAAGGCCGTGCCCATCCAGCTGCGCCCCGTGACGAGCTGGAAGGGGCGGGTGGAGATTTCCTGGCCGGCGCCGGCCACGCCGATCACCACCGATTTGCCCCAGCCGCGATGCGAGGCTTCCAGAGCCTGGCGCATGACCTTGGTATTGCCCGTGCAGTCGAACGTGTAATCGGCGCCGCCGATCTGGTCGGCACCGCGCTTGGTCATGTTGACGAGATAGGGCACGATATCGTCTCCGACCTCTTTCGGATTGACGAAATGCGTCATGCCGAAGCGCTCGCCCCATTCCTTCTTGTCATTGTTGAGATCGACACCGATGATCATGTCGGCCCCGGCCAGCCGCAGGCCCTGGATGACGTTGAGGCCGATGCCGCCGAGGCCGAACACGATCGCAGTCGATCCTATCTCCACCTTGGCGGTATTGATCACCGCGCCGATGCCCGTGGTGACCCCGCAGCCGATATAGCAGATCTTGTCGAACGGCGCGTCGGGATTGACCTTGGCCACCGCGATCTCCGGCAGGACCGTGTAATTGGCGAAGGTCGAGCAGCCCATATAGTGATGGATCTTGTCCTTGCCGATGGAGAAACGCGAGGTTCCGTCCGGCATCACGCCCTGGCCTTGCGTCGAGCGGATGGCGGTGCACAGATTGGTCTTGCGCGACAGGCAGGAGGGGCATTCGCGGCATTCGGGCGTGTAGAGCGGAATGACGTGGTCGCCCTTCTTCACGGAGGTGACGCCCGGGCCGACGTCGACGACGATGCCGGCGCCTTCATGCCCGAGGATGGCTGGAAACAGGCCTTCCGGATCGGCGCCGGACAGGGTGAAATCGTCCGTGTGACAGATGCCGGTGGCCTTGACCTCCACCAGAACTTCGCCGGCCTTCGGCCCTTCGAGCTGTACGGTCATGATCTCAAGCGGTTTGCCGGCTTGAACGGCGACAGCAGCGCGGACATCCATGGAATTTCTCCCTCAGTTCAGTGATTCCGGCACCGGTTGTGGCATGCGCTGCAGCCTGTCTCAAGTGACGAACGCATCACGTTGCGTCATGCCGGCGTTTCAACCAGCCTGTTCTGCCTTTGCTCGCGCCAGATGATGAAGAGGCCGGAAGCCACTATAATCGAAATGCCCAGCCATTTCGAGGGCGTCGGGAAATCGGCGAACAGCAGGTAGCCGAGAATGGTGGCAGAGATGATTTCGAAATACTGGAACGGCGCCAGAAGCGAGACCGATGCCATGCGGAAGGCCTTCACGACCAGGAGATGGACGTAGCCCGACAGGGAGCCGAGGATGAGGAGCAGCACCAGGCCGAGGCTCGATCCCGGCAGCGACATCTCAAAATCGGCAGTGCCGAGACGGCTTCCGGCCACCAGCACCACGCCCATCAACAGCGTGCCGCCGATGCCGGACATCATCTGCATGGTCAACGGCGAATCGCCGTCGCCGAGCGCGCGGTTGAGAAACAGGTAGAGCGTGAAGAGCAGGGCGCAGGCGATCGGCAGGAGCGAGGTCCAGCCGAAGATCTCGAAGCTGGGCTGGATGACGATCATGGCGCCGCCGAAGCCGA is a window encoding:
- a CDS encoding S-(hydroxymethyl)glutathione dehydrogenase/class III alcohol dehydrogenase, giving the protein MDVRAAVAVQAGKPLEIMTVQLEGPKAGEVLVEVKATGICHTDDFTLSGADPEGLFPAILGHEGAGIVVDVGPGVTSVKKGDHVIPLYTPECRECPSCLSRKTNLCTAIRSTQGQGVMPDGTSRFSIGKDKIHHYMGCSTFANYTVLPEIAVAKVNPDAPFDKICYIGCGVTTGIGAVINTAKVEIGSTAIVFGLGGIGLNVIQGLRLAGADMIIGVDLNNDKKEWGERFGMTHFVNPKEVGDDIVPYLVNMTKRGADQIGGADYTFDCTGNTKVMRQALEASHRGWGKSVVIGVAGAGQEISTRPFQLVTGRSWMGTAFGGARGRTDVPKIVDWYMEGKIEIDPMITHTMPLEDINKGFELMHGGESIRSVVLY
- a CDS encoding DMT family transporter, with product MTIVAPSAETSVKGMAMMASCMIVLPMMDAIAKYMATFETMSPGQVTFYRFFVQLVVLAPLFFWTVGSFDKVRRPWMNMLRGALHAAASLMFFTAVKYMPLADVFAIYFVEPFMLTIMSALFLGEKVGWRRWLAILVGFGGAMIVIQPSFEIFGWTSLLPIACALLFTLYLFLNRALGDGDSPLTMQMMSGIGGTLLMGVVLVAGSRLGTADFEMSLPGSSLGLVLLLILGSLSGYVHLLVVKAFRMASVSLLAPFQYFEIISATILGYLLFADFPTPSKWLGISIIVASGLFIIWREQRQNRLVETPA